One segment of Shewanella piezotolerans WP3 DNA contains the following:
- a CDS encoding type II secretion system protein gives MENPKTSAGFTLIELVVVIIILGILAVIAAPKFINLSTDARISTLKSIQGSMHSIASLVHVKGVIDNTPDTGPDAERAIQTNLGPVDSWYKYPETLGEQGVGYGIAELISLDAKDIQVFAEDRADPNCWSIKVGYEESSCYVQYKEACSSEVPPEILLVSTAC, from the coding sequence ATGGAAAATCCTAAAACTAGCGCAGGCTTCACTCTTATTGAATTAGTCGTGGTCATAATCATACTGGGTATTTTAGCCGTGATTGCCGCCCCTAAGTTCATCAACCTCTCTACAGATGCGCGTATAAGCACATTAAAATCGATTCAGGGAAGCATGCATAGTATCGCTTCTCTAGTGCATGTGAAAGGTGTGATTGATAACACTCCTGATACCGGTCCAGATGCAGAACGTGCGATTCAAACAAACCTCGGCCCTGTTGATTCTTGGTACAAGTACCCAGAAACATTAGGCGAGCAAGGCGTCGGTTATGGCATAGCAGAGTTAATATCTTTAGACGCTAAAGATATTCAAGTCTTTGCTGAAGACAGAGCTGATCCTAACTGCTGGTCAATCAAAGTTGGTTACGAAGAATCAAGCTGTTACGTACAATATAAAGAAGCCTGTAGCAGCGAAGTTCCACCAGAAATACTATTAGTGTCTACAGCTTGTTGA
- a CDS encoding RecX family transcriptional regulator, producing MQRAPLRQAKTIDNVYNSAYWHLSQQDFTIKEIRSKLERKTDKQEWIETVLAKLIESGYLKSDVNFAVRYCEMAFGNEIGSGAIKRKLQLRGLSAIDVDTAIEQVIEARQIDSYEMATSRLLNRFEHFNNTNKEKVYSQMTTKGFSRAEIDYALAQHPQRETLRCKLAVKADKVNLHSEILKLFNKGKGETLILQELKQRLIDVTEFEETVYQLALSGDIDFYESCKIELAKKRYDLSDYKDKTKAYAYLSRKGFSRDEIKEAMQIEAN from the coding sequence ATGCAACGTGCGCCCCTTCGCCAAGCCAAAACAATTGATAACGTTTACAACAGCGCCTATTGGCACTTAAGCCAACAAGATTTTACCATCAAAGAAATTCGCTCAAAGCTTGAACGTAAAACGGATAAGCAAGAGTGGATAGAGACGGTTCTGGCCAAACTTATAGAAAGCGGTTATCTGAAGAGCGATGTTAATTTTGCTGTGCGATATTGTGAAATGGCTTTCGGTAATGAAATTGGCTCAGGTGCCATTAAGCGAAAGTTACAGCTACGTGGTCTATCGGCAATTGATGTAGACACTGCGATAGAACAAGTTATTGAAGCCCGTCAAATCGATTCCTATGAGATGGCCACCAGCAGACTCCTTAACCGATTTGAACACTTTAACAATACCAACAAAGAAAAAGTTTACAGCCAAATGACAACAAAGGGCTTTAGCCGTGCAGAAATAGATTATGCTCTGGCACAGCACCCCCAACGTGAAACGTTACGCTGTAAGCTTGCCGTAAAAGCGGACAAAGTAAACCTGCACTCAGAAATACTAAAACTATTTAACAAGGGGAAGGGAGAAACTCTAATTTTGCAGGAGCTAAAACAGCGACTAATCGATGTCACAGAGTTTGAAGAAACCGTTTATCAATTGGCGCTTTCTGGAGATATCGACTTCTATGAAAGCTGCAAAATAGAGTTAGCTAAAAAACGCTATGATTTATCTGACTATAAGGATAAAACCAAAGCCTACGCTTATTTGTCTCGTAAGGGCTTTAGCAGAGATGAAATAAAAGAAGCCATGCAGATTGAAGCCAATTAG
- a CDS encoding anaerobic sulfatase maturase: MQPIKINLHNGKASKRFHVMSKPIGAACNIDCTYCYYLSKQDLLEYKKGCSPEMPFDQLESYIKQYIEQQNTPEIIFTWQGGEPTMLGLDYFKEVVRLQAKYAPKGVLISNDLQTNGTLLTDAWCYFLSKHNFLVGLSIDGPEMYHNAYRKNRAGRGTFKQVMAGITLLHKHKVNFATLTCINKLTSQNPLEIYRFLRDEVRSPQIQFIPIAEPETFRETAPHHWQKEQLPILGSKQAQPGELGSVVTSWSVSSEGWGTFLCTVFDEWVKQDLGRVNVQYFEACVETWMGRTNPLCTLGSLCGKGLAMEPNGDVFACDHYVYPEYKIGNIHEKPLDQMAFSAKQQAFGFAKSRTLTKQCQNCDYKFACFGECPKNRFVRSYDGEVGHNYLCQGWHMFFKHIDTYMCQIVSAMGHQVRKTV, translated from the coding sequence ATGCAACCAATCAAAATCAATTTACATAATGGAAAAGCAAGCAAACGATTTCATGTGATGAGTAAGCCTATTGGCGCTGCATGTAACATCGACTGCACCTACTGCTACTACTTAAGTAAACAAGATCTTCTTGAATATAAGAAAGGTTGCAGCCCAGAGATGCCATTCGATCAGCTTGAATCTTACATCAAGCAATATATAGAACAGCAAAATACGCCTGAGATCATCTTTACTTGGCAAGGCGGTGAACCGACTATGCTCGGACTTGATTATTTCAAAGAGGTCGTCCGCTTACAGGCTAAATACGCTCCTAAAGGAGTTTTGATATCTAATGACCTGCAAACCAACGGGACCTTGCTAACTGATGCTTGGTGCTATTTTTTATCCAAGCACAATTTTTTAGTCGGTTTAAGCATTGATGGGCCAGAGATGTACCACAACGCTTATCGTAAAAACCGAGCGGGTCGTGGCACTTTCAAGCAAGTCATGGCCGGAATTACACTATTGCATAAACATAAAGTGAACTTTGCAACGCTGACTTGTATCAATAAGCTCACCAGCCAGAATCCGTTAGAGATCTACCGTTTCTTGCGAGATGAAGTGCGATCGCCGCAAATACAGTTTATTCCTATCGCAGAGCCAGAAACGTTTAGAGAAACGGCTCCGCATCATTGGCAAAAAGAACAACTCCCAATTCTTGGCAGTAAGCAAGCTCAACCTGGCGAGTTAGGCTCCGTCGTCACAAGTTGGTCGGTATCAAGTGAAGGCTGGGGAACTTTCTTGTGTACAGTCTTTGATGAGTGGGTAAAACAGGATTTAGGAAGAGTAAACGTACAGTATTTTGAAGCCTGCGTAGAAACTTGGATGGGGAGAACCAACCCCTTATGCACATTAGGCTCATTGTGTGGCAAAGGCTTAGCGATGGAGCCAAACGGTGACGTATTTGCCTGTGACCACTACGTTTATCCTGAATATAAAATTGGCAATATTCACGAAAAACCGCTTGACCAAATGGCGTTTTCTGCGAAGCAACAAGCTTTTGGATTTGCCAAAAGCCGCACCCTAACAAAGCAGTGCCAAAACTGTGACTACAAATTTGCCTGTTTCGGTGAATGTCCTAAGAATCGCTTTGTACGCTCCTACGACGGTGAAGTGGGTCATAATTATCTGTGCCAAGGCTGGCATATGTTTTTCAAGCATATCGACACTTATATGTGCCAAATAGTGAGTGCTATGGGCCATCAGGTAAGAAAAACAGTGTAA
- a CDS encoding tetratricopeptide repeat protein: MATQPAVATEFVGSFECQQCHQQAFEDWSGSDHDMAMKHATTSSVAADFDTNFAYMGKQNRFFQKGDEYWVNIEDSSGQFNDFKISYTFGIDPLQQYMVEFEDGRVQLIPFAWDNRSKIEGGQKWFHLYPDNSAKHDDFFWQNVGQNWNFMCADCHSTNVKKNYDVENNRFNTTFSEINVGCEACHGAASKHLSWAANEDRRSNKDEKKGFSRDLTKPVSQWTWQSNNQETSKNTDTATPINNGHSNQLQTCAQCHSRRLQISDSNPLVNSDYGDRYQLNLISQQHYYDDGQVYDEDYVYGSFLQSKMHHNGVVCSNCHNPHSTKLVLPNNALCSQCHSPAKFDNSEHHHHQTNSSGAQCVNCHMPQTTYMQIDKRRDHSFSIPNPGNSQRIGTPNACNQCHQDKDTAWAVDKTSTWYPSLNQYDAKHFSSAFAGARAGLPAAGDQLSYIAQDSSQPTVIRAAAIERLQQYPGRNGLVAVARATRNDEPMLRFATIQGSAPYPIADRWRMLAPLLDDDVLMVRSQAAGALAGFWPELTPEQQHQLKRPLAEYVEILKFNGDRGFARTNLAHLYANQGLTDKAIKEYKAAIEVQANYAAAYINLADLYRTQGKDNLAMEILERGLLAQPTSGSIPFSMALALLRAKQTSQAINYLKTATELEPDNGRFWYVYAIAITPTSVSEAGAAFDKAYQVSGNPQYLYALCELMLSNKSPQANQCLQELSTRAPAEAVNQLKTRFNYTSN, translated from the coding sequence TTGGCAACTCAGCCAGCAGTAGCTACTGAATTTGTTGGCTCTTTCGAATGTCAGCAATGCCACCAACAAGCATTTGAAGATTGGAGCGGTTCTGATCACGATATGGCAATGAAGCATGCGACAACATCATCGGTTGCTGCTGACTTTGATACAAACTTCGCTTATATGGGTAAGCAAAACCGTTTTTTTCAGAAAGGCGATGAATATTGGGTAAACATCGAAGATAGCAGCGGTCAGTTTAATGACTTTAAAATAAGCTACACCTTTGGTATCGACCCTTTACAGCAATATATGGTCGAATTCGAAGATGGGCGGGTGCAACTTATTCCGTTTGCTTGGGACAACCGTTCCAAAATAGAAGGTGGCCAAAAATGGTTCCACCTTTATCCGGATAACAGTGCTAAACATGATGATTTTTTCTGGCAAAATGTCGGTCAAAATTGGAACTTTATGTGCGCAGATTGCCATTCAACCAATGTCAAAAAGAACTATGATGTCGAAAATAATCGTTTTAATACTACGTTTTCAGAAATCAATGTAGGCTGTGAAGCCTGCCATGGAGCGGCTAGCAAGCACCTATCCTGGGCAGCTAATGAAGACCGTCGTAGTAATAAAGATGAGAAAAAAGGTTTCAGCAGAGACTTAACTAAGCCCGTCTCGCAATGGACTTGGCAATCCAATAACCAAGAAACCAGTAAAAACACCGATACTGCTACACCCATTAACAATGGGCACAGTAACCAACTGCAGACTTGCGCACAATGTCATAGCCGCCGTCTACAGATAAGCGATAGTAACCCGCTCGTAAATAGTGACTATGGCGATCGTTACCAGCTTAATCTTATCAGCCAACAGCACTATTATGATGACGGACAAGTCTACGATGAAGACTATGTTTATGGATCTTTTTTACAGTCAAAAATGCATCATAATGGCGTGGTTTGCAGCAATTGCCACAACCCCCATTCGACGAAATTAGTGTTACCTAATAACGCCCTTTGCAGCCAATGTCATAGTCCAGCAAAATTTGATAATAGTGAACATCATCATCACCAGACTAACAGCAGCGGTGCACAGTGTGTCAATTGTCATATGCCGCAAACAACCTATATGCAGATTGATAAAAGGCGTGATCATAGCTTTAGTATTCCCAATCCTGGCAACTCACAAAGAATAGGTACCCCTAACGCTTGTAACCAATGCCATCAAGATAAAGATACAGCTTGGGCTGTCGATAAAACCTCAACGTGGTATCCATCGTTAAACCAGTATGATGCAAAACATTTTAGCAGTGCGTTTGCTGGTGCTAGAGCCGGTCTTCCAGCAGCAGGCGATCAGCTATCTTACATCGCCCAAGATAGTAGCCAACCAACGGTTATACGTGCAGCTGCCATTGAGCGTTTACAACAGTATCCCGGCCGCAACGGCCTTGTGGCAGTCGCAAGAGCGACCCGTAACGATGAACCAATGCTAAGGTTTGCCACCATACAAGGCAGTGCGCCCTATCCCATTGCTGACAGGTGGCGAATGTTAGCCCCCTTATTAGACGATGATGTGCTCATGGTGCGCAGTCAAGCTGCTGGCGCATTAGCTGGCTTTTGGCCTGAATTGACACCAGAACAGCAACACCAGTTAAAACGGCCTTTAGCCGAATATGTAGAGATATTGAAATTTAACGGCGATCGCGGATTTGCGAGAACTAATCTTGCCCATCTTTATGCCAATCAGGGCTTAACAGATAAAGCGATTAAGGAGTATAAAGCGGCGATTGAGGTACAAGCCAACTACGCAGCCGCGTATATTAACTTGGCAGATTTGTATCGTACTCAGGGTAAAGATAATCTAGCAATGGAAATTCTAGAACGAGGTCTGTTAGCGCAACCTACGTCAGGCTCAATTCCGTTCAGTATGGCTCTGGCACTGCTACGAGCTAAACAAACCTCACAGGCGATTAATTACCTCAAAACAGCAACTGAGTTAGAGCCTGATAATGGCCGTTTCTGGTATGTATATGCAATAGCAATCACGCCAACATCGGTTTCAGAGGCTGGAGCTGCATTTGACAAAGCTTATCAAGTCAGTGGCAATCCACAATACCTTTATGCACTATGCGAGTTGATGCTCAGTAATAAAAGTCCACAAGCAAACCAGTGTTTACAAGAGTTATCAACCAGAGCGCCTGCAGAAGCGGTAAATCAACTCAAAACTCGCTTTAATTATACGAGTAATTAA
- a CDS encoding response regulator, protein MSRIIIADDHLIVAQGIAGLLKAEHQVLAIAKDGEELVELVKQHDPELVITDISMPGMTGIAAVAALKRIKKDLRVICLTMHDEQEYAEGAIAAGALGYVLKHEATDDLVDAVNSVLAGKQYLSKSVQVEDSAPTLSARQLSVLRLLAQGKSAKQVADALFISPRTVEFHKYSIMKLIEAKSSAELIQYALSRGLV, encoded by the coding sequence ATGAGTAGAATTATTATCGCAGACGACCATTTAATAGTTGCTCAAGGTATCGCGGGCCTTTTAAAAGCAGAACATCAAGTTCTTGCGATTGCAAAGGATGGCGAAGAGTTGGTCGAGCTAGTTAAACAACATGACCCTGAACTTGTTATAACCGATATCAGTATGCCAGGGATGACAGGTATAGCAGCTGTCGCTGCCCTTAAACGTATTAAGAAAGATCTACGCGTCATTTGTCTCACGATGCATGATGAGCAAGAATATGCTGAAGGTGCTATTGCCGCCGGCGCATTGGGTTACGTATTAAAACATGAAGCAACTGATGATCTTGTCGATGCTGTGAATAGCGTCTTAGCCGGCAAGCAATATTTATCCAAGTCAGTACAAGTAGAGGATAGCGCCCCGACTTTATCAGCTAGACAACTGAGCGTGCTGCGATTATTAGCTCAGGGAAAATCCGCAAAACAGGTTGCTGATGCGTTATTTATATCCCCGCGTACCGTTGAATTTCACAAATATTCAATAATGAAACTTATCGAAGCGAAAAGTAGTGCTGAACTTATTCAATATGCACTTTCTCGTGGTTTGGTATAA
- a CDS encoding GAF domain-containing sensor histidine kinase: MDTEKISKAERFFADISNRLLEEETSNIPAVICSGLSSYMPFAKVQRMSLVRITKDNVHEGAYSVAAPGYTPTKMVGKGFKSPYLDRISAGEAIIHTGPIEEVFTQEEIELVGMAGIVAHVVIPIKVRDRIWGGIACSRYKDHNGWSPVLIERIKTLGQVLAASYERYHFWMSLQNQNKELESLSRHLMENQETERRLLSRELHDNFSQRLALLTIKANNVFGIVRESVKPEAKDLHINIQQIAKDMQALSRSLHPAMLEDLGLIAALKSEARRITGVKALELHTMFGEIPPLKKELSLNLYRILQESLNNVIKHSQASAVFISIEITDNRLTLQILDDGIGCKDNLEKSKGSIGLVSIRERAQLLGGDAEFTSPEDGGFEVSITIPAIKEHYE, translated from the coding sequence ATGGACACAGAAAAAATTTCAAAAGCAGAACGATTTTTTGCTGACATATCAAATCGTCTTTTAGAAGAAGAGACCTCAAATATACCCGCAGTGATCTGTTCAGGGCTTAGCTCCTATATGCCGTTTGCTAAAGTACAACGCATGTCATTGGTGCGAATCACTAAAGACAATGTGCATGAGGGTGCCTACTCTGTGGCAGCTCCTGGATACACACCGACAAAAATGGTCGGCAAGGGATTCAAAAGCCCCTACCTGGATAGAATTTCCGCAGGTGAAGCGATTATTCATACCGGGCCTATTGAAGAGGTTTTTACACAAGAAGAAATTGAGCTAGTTGGTATGGCAGGGATCGTCGCTCATGTAGTTATCCCGATAAAGGTAAGAGATAGAATTTGGGGTGGGATAGCTTGCAGTCGTTACAAAGACCACAATGGTTGGAGCCCCGTTTTAATTGAGCGAATAAAAACCTTAGGCCAAGTGTTAGCGGCCTCCTATGAGCGTTACCATTTCTGGATGTCTTTGCAAAATCAAAATAAAGAGCTTGAGTCACTTTCACGTCATTTAATGGAAAATCAAGAAACAGAGCGGCGATTGCTTTCTCGGGAATTACACGATAATTTTTCTCAGCGACTCGCTCTATTGACGATAAAGGCAAATAACGTGTTTGGTATAGTACGTGAAAGCGTAAAGCCAGAAGCAAAAGATCTACACATTAATATCCAACAAATTGCGAAGGATATGCAGGCACTATCACGCTCACTACACCCTGCTATGTTAGAAGACCTTGGTCTGATTGCGGCTTTAAAATCCGAAGCGAGACGAATAACTGGGGTCAAGGCACTTGAACTGCATACGATGTTCGGTGAAATTCCCCCGCTTAAAAAGGAGCTTTCACTAAACCTTTACCGGATATTGCAGGAATCATTAAATAATGTCATTAAACATTCACAAGCCTCTGCCGTCTTCATTTCGATAGAGATAACAGACAATCGTTTAACGTTACAGATCCTCGATGACGGTATTGGTTGCAAAGATAATCTCGAAAAAAGCAAGGGCAGCATAGGCTTGGTAAGTATACGAGAAAGAGCACAGTTATTAGGTGGTGACGCAGAGTTTACCAGTCCAGAAGATGGCGGCTTTGAAGTTAGCATCACTATTCCAGCAATTAAGGAACACTATGAGTAG
- a CDS encoding arylsulfatase, translating to MSKVLSKIALGVGLIATASSAMAATDPERPNMLVIWGDDIGYYNISAYNQGMMGYQTPNLDRIANEGALFTDHYAQQSCTAGRSSFITGQHPFRTGLLTIGMPGSEHGIPDWAPTIADALKDKGYTTGQFGKNHLGDQDKHLPTAHGFDEFFGNLYHLNAEEEPETYYYPKDPEFKKKYAPRGVIHSYADGRIEDTGPMTRKRMETADEEFVGASIKFIEKAVKADKPFFAWVNASRMHIHTRLQEKYDGITGVGIYPDGMIEHDDHVGLLLDKLDELKIADNTIVVYSTDNGAEKFTWPDGGTSPFHGEKGTTFEGGMRVPQLVRWPGVIEPGTKINAMMSHEDWMPTLLAAAGDDTLVEDLKEGKNFNGKDWRVHLDGSNFMPFFKGEVEQGPRTSKMYFSANGELNAVRWNDWKATFAMMDGNMQSAIRNVPAWASLTNLRADPFEIAATESGMYVRWMIDNMWLFVPMSQEVGKFLGSLEGYPMQQGAGFSAAGVNYNTLKLQKVLKKLEAQQQ from the coding sequence ATGTCAAAAGTACTATCTAAGATTGCATTGGGAGTCGGGCTCATTGCTACCGCTTCATCCGCAATGGCGGCTACTGATCCAGAACGTCCAAATATGTTGGTAATTTGGGGTGATGATATTGGTTATTATAATATCAGTGCATATAACCAAGGTATGATGGGTTATCAAACTCCAAACCTTGACCGTATTGCTAATGAAGGTGCGCTGTTTACTGACCATTACGCTCAACAGAGCTGCACCGCGGGCCGTTCTTCGTTTATTACTGGCCAACACCCATTCCGTACCGGTCTTTTAACTATCGGTATGCCAGGTTCTGAACATGGAATTCCTGATTGGGCACCAACGATTGCTGATGCACTCAAAGACAAGGGCTATACCACTGGTCAGTTTGGTAAGAACCATTTGGGCGACCAAGACAAGCATCTACCTACTGCGCATGGCTTTGATGAGTTCTTCGGTAACTTGTACCACTTAAATGCTGAAGAAGAACCAGAGACTTACTATTACCCGAAAGATCCTGAATTTAAGAAAAAGTATGCGCCGCGTGGCGTCATCCACTCTTATGCTGATGGCCGTATCGAAGACACAGGTCCCATGACCCGTAAGCGTATGGAAACTGCTGATGAAGAGTTTGTTGGTGCATCGATTAAGTTTATCGAAAAAGCGGTTAAGGCTGATAAGCCTTTCTTTGCTTGGGTTAACGCATCACGCATGCACATCCATACTCGTTTGCAAGAAAAATACGATGGTATTACCGGAGTAGGTATCTACCCTGACGGCATGATTGAACATGATGACCATGTTGGTCTGTTGTTGGACAAGTTGGACGAGCTGAAAATTGCTGACAATACTATTGTTGTTTACTCGACAGATAATGGTGCTGAAAAGTTCACTTGGCCTGACGGTGGTACTTCTCCATTCCATGGTGAGAAGGGCACGACTTTCGAAGGTGGCATGCGCGTTCCGCAGCTAGTTCGTTGGCCTGGTGTGATTGAACCTGGAACAAAGATTAACGCCATGATGTCTCATGAAGATTGGATGCCAACTCTGTTAGCCGCAGCGGGTGATGATACTTTGGTTGAAGACCTTAAAGAAGGTAAAAACTTTAACGGTAAAGACTGGCGTGTACATTTAGATGGTAGTAACTTTATGCCTTTCTTTAAAGGTGAAGTTGAGCAAGGTCCACGTACCAGCAAAATGTACTTTAGCGCTAATGGTGAGTTAAATGCTGTTCGTTGGAATGACTGGAAAGCAACATTTGCGATGATGGACGGCAACATGCAGTCTGCTATTCGTAATGTACCAGCATGGGCATCACTAACAAACTTACGTGCAGATCCATTTGAAATTGCTGCAACTGAATCTGGTATGTATGTGCGCTGGATGATCGACAACATGTGGTTGTTTGTACCTATGTCTCAAGAAGTCGGTAAGTTCCTAGGTTCACTAGAAGGTTATCCGATGCAACAAGGTGCAGGCTTTAGTGCCGCAGGCGTTAACTACAACACCTTAAAATTACAGAAAGTGCTTAAAAAGTTAGAAGCACAGCAGCAGTAG
- a CDS encoding formylglycine-generating enzyme family protein, with the protein MHRILLLALIFIQGCAVNANIDRELKDMILSEMVFVEGGRFEMGASCAVERKCVHPKHSVTVDDFYIGKYEVTQAVFESVLGPSNSYFQGANYPVNNLSWQQAKYFISELNLKTGLKFRLPTEAEWEYAARGGSRSQHYLFSGSNNIDDVGWFSENANNRAHEVGLKQANELGLYDMTGNVGEMTEDAYDAEYYLYGPEINPVNALDSEHYLAYKSVRGGSFAYDAQESENFRRDSASQSAVMPDIGLRLVLSK; encoded by the coding sequence ATGCACAGAATATTATTGCTTGCCCTTATTTTTATACAAGGCTGCGCCGTGAATGCAAATATTGATCGCGAGCTTAAAGATATGATCCTCTCCGAAATGGTGTTTGTTGAGGGAGGTCGATTTGAAATGGGTGCAAGCTGCGCTGTAGAGCGTAAATGTGTACACCCAAAGCATAGCGTAACGGTTGATGATTTTTATATCGGCAAATATGAAGTCACTCAAGCTGTGTTCGAATCTGTGCTAGGACCGAGTAACTCCTATTTTCAGGGGGCGAATTACCCAGTCAACAATTTGAGCTGGCAACAAGCTAAGTATTTTATTTCAGAGCTTAACCTTAAAACTGGGCTTAAATTTAGATTGCCGACAGAAGCGGAGTGGGAGTATGCCGCACGTGGAGGCAGTCGTAGCCAACACTATCTATTTAGTGGCTCAAATAATATAGATGATGTCGGCTGGTTTTCTGAAAACGCTAATAACCGAGCCCATGAGGTTGGGTTAAAACAGGCCAATGAACTTGGGCTGTATGATATGACTGGCAATGTTGGTGAGATGACTGAAGATGCTTATGATGCCGAGTATTACTTATATGGGCCCGAGATAAACCCTGTCAATGCGTTGGATTCCGAACATTACCTCGCATATAAATCTGTTAGGGGCGGCAGCTTTGCCTACGATGCTCAAGAGTCTGAAAATTTTAGACGCGACTCTGCCAGTCAGAGTGCTGTCATGCCTGATATTGGCTTGCGTTTGGTTTTGTCTAAATAG
- a CDS encoding OmpP1/FadL family transporter, with product MKFLLKPLAVAIALVSAPSFAAGTVLGELGSLNASTAGAGSAAISEGAESAFSNPAAMSLVEKSTLTGSLQAFDLNIKYQDNGSYGSFGGDNDGGNAGSVTPLGSVYWVNPLSDKWAFGLALASQGGASVDYGDDWRGASLISSIDLVTVQVNASVSYKINEQWAVGIGMVSEYASLLQTQQFTQNIGAEYEAGSVEFGVNLGLHYTIDADNMLGLTVRSGLDHTLEGDVKLDRNGNGETYDASLGLVSPAIVKLSGYHGLTDKFALLWSLDWQDWSKNQSSVLILDDSGRQVNVDRNWDDTYSASLGMHYQLTNQWRLEFGVGYESSPLSDTAANAFNQYPDLPVDEIIRIGTGATYQASDDFSVNFFIEYLDLGSPEIRYNALGYGALSGSYNNDAAIAGITMNWVF from the coding sequence ATGAAATTTCTACTTAAACCTTTAGCAGTGGCCATTGCATTAGTATCAGCACCAAGTTTTGCAGCAGGTACCGTTCTTGGTGAGTTAGGCAGTTTAAACGCTAGCACTGCAGGTGCAGGTAGCGCAGCGATTTCAGAAGGTGCTGAAAGTGCTTTCTCAAATCCTGCAGCAATGAGTCTCGTTGAAAAATCGACCTTAACAGGTAGTCTTCAAGCTTTTGATCTCAATATCAAATATCAAGATAACGGTTCTTACGGTAGCTTTGGTGGTGACAATGACGGCGGTAATGCTGGTAGTGTTACCCCACTTGGATCTGTGTATTGGGTTAACCCATTAAGCGACAAATGGGCATTTGGTCTTGCACTCGCTTCACAAGGTGGAGCATCTGTTGATTATGGTGATGATTGGCGTGGTGCAAGTCTTATTAGCTCTATTGATCTCGTGACAGTTCAGGTAAACGCATCAGTTTCTTATAAAATTAATGAGCAATGGGCTGTTGGTATAGGCATGGTTTCTGAGTATGCGTCACTTTTGCAAACTCAGCAGTTTACTCAAAATATTGGCGCTGAGTATGAAGCGGGTTCAGTCGAGTTTGGGGTTAATTTAGGCCTACATTACACCATCGATGCAGACAATATGTTGGGGCTAACAGTTCGCTCAGGTCTGGATCACACCCTTGAGGGGGATGTAAAACTTGACCGAAACGGCAATGGCGAAACTTACGATGCTAGTTTAGGTCTGGTTTCACCCGCAATTGTAAAATTAAGTGGTTACCACGGTTTGACTGACAAGTTTGCGTTGTTATGGTCTTTAGATTGGCAGGATTGGAGTAAAAACCAGTCAAGCGTATTGATCTTAGATGATTCTGGTCGTCAAGTTAATGTTGATAGGAATTGGGATGATACTTACAGCGCTTCTTTAGGGATGCACTATCAGCTGACTAATCAATGGCGTTTAGAGTTTGGAGTCGGTTACGAGTCATCTCCGTTAAGCGATACCGCAGCTAACGCATTCAATCAATATCCAGACCTTCCTGTAGATGAAATAATTCGTATTGGCACCGGTGCCACCTATCAGGCATCAGACGATTTCTCTGTGAATTTCTTCATTGAATATCTAGATCTTGGTTCTCCGGAGATCCGCTATAACGCACTGGGTTATGGGGCGCTATCTGGTAGTTATAACAATGATGCTGCCATCGCTGGTATCACAATGAATTGGGTATTTTAA